From the genome of Proteus vulgaris, one region includes:
- the msrA gene encoding peptide-methionine (S)-S-oxide reductase MsrA, which translates to MESTLQHKAYQPENALRGTSTPLEISANHAVNGHSINDTPEKMSIAYFAMGCFWGVERLFWQQPGVYSTSAGYSGGVTENPTYQQVCQGLTGHSEVVRVVFDPAIISYQQLLALFWENHNPSQGMRQGNDIGSQYRSAIYTVNAEQYEQAIESKKRYQQAMNAQGATTEITTEIQPTGPFYFAEDYHQQYLHKNPQGYCGLGGIGVCFPPEK; encoded by the coding sequence ATGGAGTCTACCTTGCAACATAAAGCTTACCAACCAGAGAATGCCTTAAGGGGTACCTCGACACCATTAGAAATATCTGCTAATCATGCAGTAAATGGGCATTCTATAAATGATACTCCTGAAAAGATGAGTATCGCTTATTTTGCCATGGGTTGTTTTTGGGGAGTTGAACGTCTGTTTTGGCAACAACCAGGTGTTTACTCAACAAGTGCGGGTTATAGCGGTGGTGTAACAGAAAATCCAACCTACCAACAAGTTTGCCAAGGTTTAACTGGCCATAGTGAAGTGGTGAGAGTTGTTTTTGATCCTGCAATAATTAGCTACCAACAACTTCTGGCTCTTTTTTGGGAAAATCATAATCCATCACAAGGTATGCGCCAAGGTAATGATATTGGCAGCCAATATCGTTCTGCCATTTATACTGTTAACGCAGAGCAATATGAACAAGCTATTGAGTCAAAAAAGCGTTATCAACAAGCAATGAATGCTCAAGGCGCAACAACGGAAATTACGACAGAAATACAGCCAACAGGCCCTTTTTATTTTGCTGAAGATTACCACCAGCAATATTTACACAAAAACCCACAAGGCTATTGTGGATTAGGCGGGATAGGTGTCTGTTTTCCACCTGAAAAGTAA
- the tamA gene encoding autotransporter assembly complex protein TamA: protein MPRYSVIYVLCLSFIAPVAYGASLRLKVEGLEGQLEKNARVQLSNITTEEVAPDGRFRARVEKAIQEGLRPLGYYQPSVTFSYQENTPPTRSVLTAKVEPGIPILLKGVDIVLEGGAKTDEQYAKVIKENTPPLDSVLNHGDYEKLKGSLTGLAIRRGYFDAEMDKSQLGVSLDNHASYWDFVFNSGERYRFGKVNYTGSQIREDYLQNIVPFKEGQYYASEDLAEFNRRLAATGWFNSAVVTPDIAKARAEGSHLLPMSAVVTPRSRNYVELGGGYATDVGPRLNMQWDKPWMNSRGHSLTSNISVSQPEQSIGANYKIPLKVNPLEQYYGVQGGFKRTDLNDTRSDTTTLNVSRNWDMSTGWQYSVNTRWSLSHFTQGEVTNTTMLLYPGVTASRVRQRGGMMPSWGDSQRYSLDYSNKMWGSDVEFAAFQAQQVWIRTPWEGHRFVVRGNLGWIETNAFEQVPPELRFFAGGDRSVRGFKYQSISPEDSKGNLTGASRMLVGSAEYQYNVTGNWWSAVFIDSGEAVNDFTRSDFKTGAGAGVRWASPVGPIKFDLALPVSDVDKRRLQFYIGLGAEL, encoded by the coding sequence GTGCCGAGATACTCCGTTATCTACGTTCTCTGTCTGTCTTTTATCGCACCGGTTGCCTATGGGGCAAGTTTGCGTTTAAAAGTAGAAGGTTTAGAAGGGCAACTCGAAAAAAATGCGCGAGTCCAGCTATCAAACATTACAACAGAAGAAGTTGCACCTGACGGGCGTTTTCGTGCGCGTGTTGAAAAAGCAATTCAAGAAGGACTTCGCCCTTTAGGCTATTATCAGCCTAGTGTGACATTTTCTTATCAAGAAAATACACCGCCAACGCGCTCTGTATTAACCGCTAAAGTTGAGCCCGGTATTCCTATCTTACTTAAAGGAGTCGATATTGTTCTTGAAGGTGGTGCTAAAACCGACGAACAATATGCAAAGGTAATTAAAGAAAATACTCCTCCTCTTGATAGTGTTTTAAACCATGGTGATTATGAAAAGCTCAAAGGTTCATTAACAGGGCTTGCTATCCGTCGTGGTTACTTTGATGCAGAAATGGATAAAAGTCAGCTAGGTGTCTCGTTAGATAACCATGCATCATATTGGGATTTTGTCTTTAATAGTGGTGAACGTTATCGCTTTGGCAAAGTAAATTATACTGGTTCTCAAATTCGTGAAGACTATTTACAAAATATTGTTCCCTTTAAAGAAGGGCAATATTACGCGTCTGAAGATCTTGCTGAATTTAATCGTCGTTTAGCCGCAACAGGGTGGTTTAACTCTGCGGTTGTTACTCCTGATATTGCAAAAGCACGAGCCGAAGGTTCACATCTTTTACCAATGAGTGCGGTTGTCACTCCGCGTTCTCGTAACTACGTAGAGCTTGGTGGTGGTTATGCCACCGATGTTGGTCCTCGCCTTAATATGCAGTGGGATAAACCATGGATGAACTCGCGTGGTCATAGTCTAACCTCCAACATTAGCGTTTCTCAGCCTGAACAATCTATTGGCGCGAACTATAAAATTCCACTTAAGGTTAACCCATTGGAGCAATATTATGGTGTTCAAGGTGGTTTTAAACGTACCGATTTAAATGATACTCGTTCTGATACCACAACGTTAAATGTGTCTCGTAACTGGGATATGTCTACGGGCTGGCAATACAGTGTGAATACACGTTGGAGTCTTAGCCACTTTACCCAAGGTGAAGTTACAAATACCACCATGTTGCTTTATCCCGGTGTTACTGCCAGCCGTGTACGTCAACGTGGTGGGATGATGCCTTCTTGGGGAGACAGCCAACGTTACTCATTAGACTACTCTAATAAAATGTGGGGTTCGGATGTCGAGTTTGCAGCGTTCCAAGCGCAACAGGTTTGGATCCGTACACCATGGGAAGGGCATCGTTTTGTGGTAAGAGGTAATTTGGGCTGGATTGAAACGAATGCTTTTGAACAAGTTCCTCCAGAGCTACGTTTCTTTGCAGGGGGTGATAGGAGTGTTCGAGGCTTTAAATACCAAAGTATTTCACCAGAAGATAGTAAAGGTAATTTAACAGGGGCATCAAGGATGCTTGTTGGATCGGCAGAATATCAATATAACGTTACAGGTAATTGGTGGAGTGCTGTCTTTATTGATAGTGGCGAAGCGGTTAATGATTTTACTCGCAGTGATTTTAAAACAGGTGCCGGTGCCGGTGTGCGCTGGGCATCACCTGTTGGGCCAATTAAATTTGATTTAGCACTACCTGTGAGTGACGTTGATAAACGTAGACTCCAGTTTTATATCGGGTTAGGAGCAGAGTTATGA